A segment of the Babesia microti strain RI chromosome II, complete genome genome:
TGGCAATAAATCATCACCTGATTCGGTCTTTAACAACCCAAACATTGTCAGAATTCTGGAGCAAAAAGGCAGTGAAACTTTTTCTGAGAAACTGTATCGTtattgtgatatatttgGCTGGCTCTCCTCTTTTTCAAGTAGGAAGATATACGCCCTAAAGTCAGCAACACCGAATAGGGTATATCTTACTAGGAGAACTGAGGCAGAAAGAAAGCATATGATGATGCTGGCAGCATCATCGGGCCTCATGACTACATTGCTGATGCTAGTCTTCATAGACCATTGTAAGAGTTTTTGGGACAGAATGCCAATGCCGGAAGCTCCTACATACGAATTTACAAATGGCCGCCGTAATGATTTTACGTGGCACGGTAGCATGCCATTTCAGTACCCCAAAGGAAGGTGCAAACATTGCAGATTTTTGGAACTCGAGTGCAAAAAGGATTGTTATGATCGTCTAAAAAGGGATGGGCATACTTTTATTTTTGGTGACCCCTTTTCCAAGCCAAGAAGGGTGCTATTGCCATCTCCTTATCCACCCATATCTGAAACGATTTAAATCATGACACCcttgtattatatatattcattaatttatcatttattatttcaaattaaaaaGTTAGTTGTGGATTAATTCGTCAACAtgaattgtgtaaattttttattaatctTTTACATGATATATAATCTATGGGTGACTTATTGACTTAGTTTTGTTTTGTCTCACGCAAAATATGATCGATATTTAGGCTACGTGGCTTGCGGTTGCACCTTTATAGTATAAGTTTTTTGTCGGATATCCATTTAACAGTGTTtaaagtatatatttagcggacaattatatatcaatatcgTTTGCACATAACAATCAGACAAACGCTACAAATTATGGCAATGAATGGAATCCATGGCACgtaatattgatattgagTAAACTACTGTATTAGGAGGCAAAGttgatatttatgattaCACATTAATTCAATGATgattaaattgttgttattaaaagaatttaatgaaatggattttgaaaaaatggcaataatatatgtttacGCATAGATATTCTAtgattttcaaattttaacacATGAATTCAGCCCTAATCTAAATAAGCACGTAAAACACAAATCAAAAACACTCCAAgattattatcaaattagctcaattttatattgtttagTTTGAAGGATCATTATACATCCCATAACATGACATACATATTGCACTACAccacaattaatattgatcATTCATTCCATGGAATCTACCCATGGCACGACAAAACTTGACTATTCCACAATCACTAATGAATCTCTGTTAGGATTGTCAAATTGTGATATGTTGCTACTTTCTGACATATATTCTCGTTGCTActcaaataaattaaatacatcACACACGGCAGTTAGTGAATCACTGGATTTAGCCTTGACTTTTGAAAGGGTGGccttttttaaaaaaattctcAAGGACTCTGGATCATTTGTCTCTGCTGCTAGGGAATATACCCATCTTGTTGATTCTCTTGTTACTAATATAACAGAATGTAAAGATATTTTGGATGCTTCTCTAAGCAGATCAAATTCAGCCACTGAGACTATTGCAAAAACATTGGAATTTGCCGATAAAATGGCGCTTACTCAGTTAATAAGTACTGAGATTATCGACAAATTTCATGTATTGGAATCGTACGATTccagtgataatttgatgTCATTTGATGAACGAATCCAAAAATTGACTACAAAAGGCTTTAAATGCATTGAATCGATTATAATGGCTCAAAACATAATATCTCAAAATAGGGAATACAAAGCCTTAACTGAACTAATtgatgtaaaaaatttggaaCTTGATTCTATTTGCGAGCAATTATTTACTCAACTCCAGGATATAATCAGGGAATACTCCTCTGGATCCCCAAATGCAGAATCATTTTTCGAAACTATATACCTAAAAGATTGCAATTTGCCCTTTAACAAATCATTCCTAGTACTATCGCATAGGAAAATATACTTGAATTACCTTGTAGAGCATCTCATACTAGCAAAGATCAAACGTTTAGCTCATATACTATCAATAACTCGATTTGACTCAATTAACCATTTGTTAGCATTTGCCCATGAAATACGCGAGGAGGGCAAGGGGTTTATCAACATGCTGACATATATGcaaaaatcgcaaaaacCTCTAATAGCATACTATTCGCAAACTCCAGAAAATACAGGTCTAATAAGCCAATCAGTCGATGTGGAAACTCCATCAAATAACACATTACAAGATAATCCATTGGTACGAGTTTTGGATGACAAACTACGCACCTTTACAGTATCGCACCATTTGAAAGCATTGCGCCTGTTAACTTTCTacatcaataaatatacagaAGAGCCAGATTCTGTACTTTTTTTCTTGGagatatttaaaaagttCAGGGATGAACTTATGAAGGAGTTCGAACGCCAAATTGATGACATGGGGGAGGATTTTGTTCGAGAGACCactaatgaaattgaaactGGCCCAGGGCTTATCATATGCGACACTATTGACAGTCTAATTAAGAAGTTCACAGATAAGTATTacaaataacattaaaaattaatacatgTAGTCTCTCCCTACGCATTATATGACCTGTAgtgtaataattttctCAGCCTAACAATTACTAAAAACTTTAGTGCCATAACCATGAGATTAGGCAAGTAAAGATGGGGTTTCAAAATAAACTCATTTATGGGGATTTCtccaaaataattcaacAATTATCGTATTctttcaaataattaaaatttcatgaaaaaaatgttaaaCCAGTCTTCTTTGTAGAAAACAACACATTATCAATTCACAATTTAAACgttattgtataaaataaatctaattaattacatcaAATAAAGAAGCATTAACTACCACAATATATCTACAGTGATACAATCCTATATATGCAATCACATCATTTTACGTTACAGTCacttaaaaataatttacatccAGTTCTTATAATGAAGTTAAATGCGATACAAGTGAGAGCTGGACATAGTTACATATCTAATCCACCTGAAGTGCTGGTTGATAGTGTTCATCTTCAAGTATATCACTTGCAGTGATGTAGAAGTGAACATCGGTACTTCATATGTCAAAGCGATAGGGCCAATCTGTTTCTTAATGGCTTCGGCGGATGCGGAGAGCCCTTCCATTGAAATTAAGGCACTAAGTACGACACTCCTTTCGTAAGTTAAACCTTCAATTCTCCATATCAACAACTTATTAGTGGCATCATATTCGTAAGTTTGTTTTGCCACATTGTTTGCATGGAGTGAAACTTGTGTTGTTTTGGGATGGAGGGGACATTTTGCAATTATGGGCCCGCAAGAATGATGTAGTAATGTACAGACTATGGTAGCGGTAAGATTAACCTGCCCCTtgtcaataaattcaatattacaAGATACATTCAGAGGAACTTTGAACAATCTATTGTTAGAAGTTGTATAGTTCATGAGTTTAGTTTCACCTTCAGGAGGACGGAATTCCAGGCTTTGGTCGTTAGCGTACCTCTGATAGTTAACAACGGAGCTGAACAAAATTTCCTCAATGGGAATTGATGATATGTGATCACTCAAACCAATTTTAAGTAAAGGATTGTCttttagaaaatttttaacaacTATAGACCCATCGAGGGTCgcatattcaatattaccAGCTCCTGTTTGCATAACATTAAGCCGCTCCACCACGTCAATAAACACTTCCTCAGAATACTCTCTAGCAAATGGTTGCGgtgaaaatatttgtaaatgattttttagAGTTATGTTTTTTTGTAACTTCTCACATGATTTGATTACAACAGGCCTCTGCGATGCGGTGCTGGGTAAAGTCTTGTTGATTGGGTGGAAGTGAGCATCAATTGGAGGAGTAGGAAAATTGTGGATTCTGTCCTTTAACAGATTAGTTGAGGTGCATTGAGGGTATCCAAAGTCAATAATCTCATCAAGTAGTTCATATGccaaaaaaaaatttttaagaATAGCCTCCTCATTTAGTACTCCAAAAAAGTCCTAAATGACAAAATAGATACCTTGAACACACATGTTATGCGATAGAGTAGGTCAATTAGATAGCTGGGAGGTAATGGCTTGTATGTTGTAAGGACGAATATCATATCTTGTCGTCTTATGTGCGCAAAGTATACGTTTCCATCTGAGTTATCTACGCGAAAAAACAAAAGAATCATTATTGGAGCgaatatcaatattcatttattaaattaacGGTTAGTACCAAACCCACATCACAGACACATCAATTCCCTATACATATAACTGTATTAGTGGAATTCaaagatatatttttagtaataACGCAAGTTAATCAATAGATGATATAGATTTGACAGGGGTTCGAAACTCaaaaaaacaattttagaACTGAGGTTATGAAACtaatagataatatatatattcaatatagGTAGTATTGTTATAATGTAAAGGAGGGACTTGttaatgaataaatttatgattaGAGAGatatgattattaattgcaACTAGACATAACGTATTGCGTGTTTGTTTACTATGTTGTAGTGTGATTAGTGAACTTATATATAGAAACACACAAGAATGATGTTTATACACAcagtataaatatgaattgGATATCTAAACAATTCACTTCCTGCTTTAACCACCTCAAGCAATTAATGTAGTTGGTTCTTACCTTTTAGTGGTACACTAAAGACAGGAGCCACGTTTTTCTGGTCAGATAAGTAATCAATGAATAGAGTCTCGGGCAATTGGAGGCGCTCATTATTGTACTGTAAAAATGTACGTGATATAAGTACGTCACCCTGCGCAGAGAAGGTATAGAAGTGGTCTATCAGCATATTTGTAGCGGGGGTTGTGTGTGGGGCTCTTGATAAATATGCATGAAAATAAAACCGCGTCTAAACAGGCTGCACGCAGGCCTAAACAGTGGTCTTCCACACAATCTAGAATCAGTGTTTTGAATGAAGAGTTTCCTGATGCAAAAACACTGCTAATTTCTAGTAAACGCCCTAAGGCATTCCTTGTGCGCACTGCTCGTGAGCTCCTAGCTGGTGGAACAGAAGTCTTGATTCTAAGTGCTTTGGGTGATGCTATGCCATTAGGAGTTCATTTACAAGTTGCCCTGGAATCTACTAAGGCTGCCACTGTTATACGTATTGAGACGACATACAATCTAACATCTTCCCATAAAAAAGATCCATCATACACCCCTGGGCTTAGAATTTTCATGAAGAAACATCCTGAATTCAAGGGATCAAGAATCTCTCCTGGCTATGTATCATTCTGCGATTCATCACTAGTACCAACCCCCCTATATGATCTTGACTCCTTTACTAACGACAAATTCTGTAGCCTCATTAGGTCTTCTTCATTCAAACTGACTGATGTGCCAGAATTTACTAAGTTTTTCTCACCTTCAGAAgttaatatgtattttaatgtatttACTGCATTGTTTGATAAAGCTATAAAGGCGGTTAATGAAGAAACTAAAGCAGTCACTACTGATAATTTGACGGTTAAACatccaaatattaaattggGTCTTTGCCGTGCTTCTCCTGAGATTGGAAAGCCTGATAGCATCCATGGAAGTTGTTTTGTTGTGATATTAAAGGAGAATTATCCGCTAGACAAGGTATGTTATTATTCCATAGAGATGTCAAGAATTTTTATGCATAATTCTATAATAGTGTctttgaataattttaaaacgTTTTTTGAtggaaatttttttttcaaaaaaaacATTCCATTGTTTCGAACCCAAATTCTTACTTATCATGTTCATTTTGATTACGGTGTTATACTTTTTTGTATcttaaattcaatatataatcttcGCAAACGCATAGTTTGTTGCAATTATCAAGTGATATATGTAGATTAACAACGTTGCATTTGCCTTGACAATCCCCCCCGACCCTTCAAAATACTCAAACGCGGATGATTATTTGGAGGCTCTAACTAAACTT
Coding sequences within it:
- a CDS encoding DNA/RNA-binding protein Alba 4 (ALBA4) (overlaps_old_locusTagID:BBM_II03120), giving the protein MHENKTASKQAARRPKQWSSTQSRISVLNEEFPDAKTLLISSKRPKAFLVRTARELLAGGTEVLILSALGDAMPLGVHLQVALESTKAATVIRIETTYNLTSSHKKDPSYTPGLRIFMKKHPEFKGSRISPGYVSFCDSSLVPTPLYDLDSFTNDKFCSLIRSSSFKLTDVPEFTKFFSPSEVNMYFNVFTALFDKAIKAVNEETKAVTTDNLTVKHPNIKLGLCRASPEIGKPDSIHGSCFVVILKENYPLDKINNVAFALTIPPDPSKYSNADDYLEALTKLGDNLMTTLCDYNGYAKREVNKSLPRITICRIPPFESASNLNVTKLDVAKAVLSGLATGYRHGPSPRLNFSYDDDSYKTAWIETTNLPVYESRS
- a CDS encoding hypothetical protein (overlaps_old_locusTagID:BBM_II03110) — protein: MESTHGTTKLDYSTITNESLLGLSNCDMLLLSDIYSRCYSNKLNTSHTAVSESLDLALTFERVAFFKKILKDSGSFVSAAREYTHLVDSLVTNITECKDILDASLSRSNSATETIAKTLEFADKMALTQLISTEIIDKFHVLESYDSSDNLMSFDERIQKLTTKGFKCIESIIMAQNIISQNREYKALTELIDVKNLELDSICEQLFTQLQDIIREYSSGSPNAESFFETIYLKDCNLPFNKSFLVLSHRKIYLNYLVEHLILAKIKRLAHILSITRFDSINHLLAFAHEIREEGKGFINMLTYMQKSQKPLIAYYSQTPENTGLISQSVDVETPSNNTLQDNPLVRVLDDKLRTFTVSHHLKALRLLTFYINKYTEEPDSVLFFLEIFKKFRDELMKEFERQIDDMGEDFVRETTNEIETGPGLIICDTIDSLIKKFTDKYYK
- a CDS encoding Adaptor complexes medium subunit family (overlaps_old_locusTagID:BBM_II03115); translated protein: MLIDHFYTFSAQGDVLISRTFLQYNNERLQLPETLFIDYLSDQKNVAPVFSVPLKDGNVYFAHIRRQDMIFVLTTYKPLPPSYLIDLLYRITCVFKDFFGVLNEEAILKNFFLAYELLDEIIDFGYPQCTSTNLLKDRIHNFPTPPIDAHFHPINKTLPSTASQRPVVIKSCEKLQKNITLKNHLQIFSPQPFAREYSEEVFIDVVERLNVMQTGAGNIEYATLDGSIVVKNFLKDNPLLKIGLSDHISSIPIEEILFSSVVNYQRYANDQSLEFRPPEGETKLMNYTTSNNRLFKVPLNVSCNIEFIDKGQVNLTATIVCTLLHHSCGPIIAKCPLHPKTTQVSLHANNVAKQTYEYDATNKLLIWRIEGLTYERSVVLSALISMEGLSASAEAIKKQIGPIALTYEVPMFTSTSLQVIYLKMNTINQHFRWIRYVTMSSSHLYRI
- a CDS encoding hypothetical protein (overlaps_old_locusTagID:BBM_II03105), coding for MFKTRLLKAAHLKKFNSDTIATSVSRHVSGHIISENEMTKRLKNLSEKFGNKSSPDSVFNNPNIVRILEQKGSETFSEKLYRYCDIFGWLSSFSSRKIYALKSATPNRVYLTRRTEAERKHMMMLAASSGLMTTLLMLVFIDHCKSFWDRMPMPEAPTYEFTNGRRNDFTWHGSMPFQYPKGRCKHCRFLELECKKDCYDRLKRDGHTFIFGDPFSKPRRVLLPSPYPPISETI